The following coding sequences lie in one Candidatus Bathyarchaeia archaeon genomic window:
- a CDS encoding tRNA (cytidine(56)-2'-O)-methyltransferase → MSSRDAWRVFVFRLGHRVERDKRVTTHVFLVARAFGAHGAFYSGQKDEKVEESIRRVVKTWGGSFSIEYVENWVEKVKGWRKNGGEIIHLTMYGLPLDEVISKIRGSGKDKLVIVGGEKVPRLVYEVADWNVSITSQPHSEVGALSVFLHELYMGGELRREFENAKIKIIPQAKGKKIIRLA, encoded by the coding sequence TGATGCATGGAGAGTGTTTGTATTTAGACTTGGACATAGAGTGGAGAGGGATAAGCGGGTTACAACTCATGTTTTTCTCGTAGCTAGAGCGTTCGGGGCTCACGGAGCATTTTATAGCGGTCAAAAGGATGAGAAGGTTGAAGAAAGCATTAGAAGGGTGGTTAAAACATGGGGCGGCTCCTTCAGCATCGAATACGTTGAAAACTGGGTGGAGAAGGTAAAGGGGTGGCGGAAAAATGGCGGCGAAATCATACACTTGACGATGTATGGCCTACCATTAGACGAAGTTATAAGTAAAATTAGGGGGTCGGGAAAAGATAAACTTGTGATTGTTGGCGGCGAGAAGGTTCCGAGGTTGGTTTATGAGGTTGCAGATTGGAACGTTTCAATAACTTCCCAACCGCACTCGGAGGTTGGAGCGTTAAGCGTCTTCCTACACGAGCTATATATGGGCGGGGAGCTAAGAAGGGAGTTCGAGAACGCTAAGATCAAGATTATTCCGCAGGCTAAAGGTAAGAAAATAATAAGATTAGCCTAA
- a CDS encoding transcription factor, whose translation MPIVARDTLAKVAKIIGGDNAVKIIEVLSQNDEMTEEEIVAKTGVKINEARKILYRLYEHSIVGLRRTRDKDTGWFIFHWRVQMDQVEGFIISQKKRVLEKLETRLEYEKKHDFYYCYTPGCKRTTFEEATENLFRCPICHKPLVHYDNSKVIDALSKKIERIKSELKNE comes from the coding sequence ATGCCCATAGTTGCCCGCGATACGTTAGCTAAAGTCGCTAAGATTATCGGCGGCGATAACGCCGTTAAAATAATTGAGGTTCTCAGCCAAAACGATGAGATGACTGAGGAAGAAATCGTGGCGAAGACAGGGGTCAAGATTAATGAAGCGCGGAAAATTCTCTACAGACTTTACGAACACTCAATAGTTGGGTTAAGAAGGACTAGAGACAAGGATACTGGCTGGTTCATATTTCACTGGAGAGTTCAAATGGATCAGGTGGAAGGGTTCATAATAAGTCAGAAAAAACGTGTGCTTGAGAAGCTGGAGACTAGGCTTGAGTATGAGAAAAAACATGATTTCTACTATTGTTATACTCCCGGATGCAAGCGCACGACGTTTGAAGAGGCTACTGAAAACCTTTTTAGATGTCCAATATGCCATAAACCTCTCGTTCATTATGATAACAGTAAGGTAATCGACGCTCTCTCCAAAAAAATTGAACGCATTAAAAGTGAGCTGAAAAATGAGTGA
- a CDS encoding TIGR00295 family protein, producing MSETLPSPEEALKILREVGCSVDVIKHCEAVANLAVEIAKKCMKNGVTVNVNLVHVGALLHDIGRSKTHSVHHAVAGAEIARSLGLSERIIRIIERHVGGGISAEEALKLGWPNKNYIPETVEEKIVAYADKLIEGSKIISIEETIERFKNELGKDHPAIERIKRLHDEISRICGSS from the coding sequence ATGAGTGAAACATTGCCGTCGCCTGAAGAGGCACTTAAAATCCTTAGAGAAGTTGGTTGCTCCGTCGATGTAATAAAGCATTGCGAGGCTGTAGCGAATCTAGCGGTTGAAATTGCTAAAAAATGCATGAAGAATGGTGTGACAGTTAACGTTAATCTTGTGCATGTTGGGGCACTACTACACGATATAGGCAGATCAAAAACCCACAGTGTTCATCACGCGGTTGCCGGCGCTGAAATAGCTAGATCGCTAGGTCTTTCAGAGCGGATTATACGAATTATAGAGCGCCATGTAGGCGGCGGGATATCCGCTGAAGAAGCCTTAAAACTCGGTTGGCCAAATAAAAACTACATACCGGAGACAGTTGAGGAAAAAATAGTTGCTTATGCCGATAAGCTGATTGAAGGGTCAAAAATTATTTCGATTGAAGAAACCATAGAGCGATTTAAAAACGAGCTAGGGAAGGATCATCCGGCGATCGAGAGGATTAAGCGCCTTCATGATGAAATTTCTAGGATCTGCGGGTCATCATAG
- a CDS encoding CBS domain-containing protein: MDGLEIRSRMLVKDVMTSPVITVKENSRADEAAKLMRDNNIGCVIVSTEDGKPIGIITERDLVIRVVAEDIQPSNVTAREIMSTPLITIDADKTINEAAKEMNRHNIRRLAVMYKGQLVGIISSKDILSVTPELIEIIQEKAKISAGGEIEESLPLAGYCDNCGAWSDNLREADGIYLCEDCYSERMSEY, translated from the coding sequence ATGGATGGTCTTGAGATTAGATCTAGAATGCTTGTTAAAGATGTTATGACGAGCCCGGTTATAACGGTTAAGGAGAATTCGAGGGCAGATGAAGCCGCCAAACTTATGAGGGACAATAATATCGGATGCGTGATCGTAAGCACTGAGGACGGAAAGCCGATAGGTATAATAACTGAAAGGGATCTGGTCATAAGAGTTGTCGCGGAAGACATTCAGCCAAGCAACGTTACGGCAAGGGAAATTATGAGCACGCCGCTAATAACTATAGATGCAGACAAGACGATAAATGAGGCTGCTAAAGAAATGAATCGCCACAATATCAGGAGATTAGCTGTCATGTATAAGGGGCAGCTTGTCGGAATAATTTCCAGCAAAGACATCCTGTCTGTAACGCCAGAGTTAATTGAGATAATTCAAGAGAAGGCGAAGATATCTGCTGGTGGAGAGATTGAAGAAAGTTTACCTCTAGCTGGCTATTGCGATAACTGTGGTGCCTGGTCCGACAATCTTCGAGAGGCTGATGGAATATATCTTTGCGAAGACTGCTATTCGGAAAGGATGTCAGAATATTAA
- a CDS encoding dihydroorotase family protein: MTVDLMLKNAKICLSGKLIEAGLAIDDGRIVKVAKETNLPSASKRIDLDGMLVLPGVIDVHVHLRDQELSYKEDFYSGTCAAAHGGVTLVVDMPNNKPVTASSSALRERMRIASKKTIVNISFYSAFPREIDEIRKIANLGAKAFKIFLSHMVGGLNPDEDELVVEAFRESKRNGLPIAVHAEDGALLREKIERLRLDGRDDFDAFFEAHSPEVEVRGIRRAVRLAKESGAHVHVCHVSTAEGLKIINEAKNSGLSISCEVTPHHLFLSKEHVDKIGNIALTNPPLRSQEDVLYLRWALKRGMVDIVASDHAPHALKEKEGASVWDVSAGIAGLETMLPLMLTMVNKGQLSAQMLAKVLAENPSKIFRFKGRGVIEEGAHADFIVVDMKRESIIDPSEFYSKAKFSPFEGWVVKGMPVKTFIGGTLVMDEGEIMAKPGQGKIVVD, encoded by the coding sequence TTGACAGTTGATTTAATGCTTAAAAATGCTAAGATATGTTTGTCTGGCAAGCTAATAGAAGCTGGACTGGCAATTGATGATGGAAGAATCGTTAAAGTGGCTAAGGAGACGAATCTTCCGAGCGCGTCGAAAAGAATAGATCTGGATGGCATGCTTGTTCTTCCCGGAGTTATAGATGTTCACGTACACTTAAGGGATCAGGAGCTGTCGTATAAAGAAGATTTTTATTCTGGAACCTGCGCTGCGGCACATGGCGGCGTAACCCTAGTCGTCGATATGCCTAACAATAAACCAGTGACGGCGAGCTCTAGCGCATTAAGAGAACGGATGCGCATAGCCTCTAAAAAAACCATTGTAAACATATCTTTCTACTCGGCTTTCCCAAGAGAAATAGACGAAATAAGAAAGATAGCTAATTTAGGCGCAAAGGCGTTCAAAATATTTCTATCCCACATGGTCGGTGGACTAAACCCCGATGAAGATGAATTAGTGGTGGAGGCGTTTAGAGAATCAAAGAGAAATGGTCTTCCGATCGCGGTGCATGCTGAAGACGGTGCACTCCTACGTGAAAAAATTGAGAGATTAAGGTTAGATGGAAGAGATGATTTTGATGCTTTTTTTGAGGCTCATTCTCCTGAAGTCGAGGTTAGGGGGATTAGAAGAGCTGTAAGATTAGCTAAAGAGTCAGGTGCGCATGTACATGTATGTCACGTCAGTACGGCTGAGGGGCTTAAAATCATAAATGAAGCTAAGAACAGCGGCTTATCGATATCATGCGAGGTCACGCCACATCACCTTTTTCTCTCAAAAGAACATGTGGATAAGATTGGCAATATAGCTTTGACGAATCCACCACTTCGATCCCAAGAAGATGTCTTGTATCTCCGATGGGCTCTTAAAAGAGGCATGGTTGACATAGTGGCGTCTGATCACGCGCCCCATGCGCTGAAAGAGAAGGAGGGCGCATCTGTATGGGATGTTTCAGCTGGAATTGCTGGGCTTGAAACAATGCTTCCATTAATGTTAACTATGGTTAACAAAGGGCAACTTTCGGCTCAAATGCTCGCTAAAGTGCTTGCGGAGAACCCATCTAAAATATTTAGATTTAAAGGTAGGGGTGTAATAGAGGAAGGAGCCCACGCAGACTTCATAGTGGTTGATATGAAGCGTGAGTCAATCATAGATCCATCAGAGTTTTATTCTAAGGCTAAGTTCTCACCCTTTGAGGGATGGGTTGTGAAGGGCATGCCCGTAAAAACATTTATTGGCGGAACTTTAGTTATGGATGAGGGTGAAATTATGGCGAAGCCTGGTCAAGGAAAAATAGTTGTGGATTAA
- a CDS encoding Mut7-C RNAse domain-containing protein: MEIAVDGMLGKLARWLRMLGFDTKYFNNMSDDEILRIASEENRIILTRDYQFFKKANAHGVRAVFVEGKTHVERLANLSKHLGIRLEIDLEKSRCPKCNAGIRRVSKEEIKDKIPTSTYKIYDEFWICGECGQVYWKGSHWKKINNTLSQARQLTFKKSS; encoded by the coding sequence TTGGAGATAGCTGTTGATGGCATGCTTGGTAAACTGGCTAGATGGTTGAGAATGCTGGGATTTGACACTAAATACTTTAATAATATGAGCGATGATGAAATTCTAAGGATAGCTTCTGAGGAAAATCGAATCATTTTGACGAGAGATTACCAATTTTTTAAGAAGGCTAATGCCCATGGTGTTAGAGCAGTCTTTGTTGAGGGAAAAACACATGTAGAGAGACTCGCGAATCTATCGAAACATCTTGGCATTAGACTGGAGATAGATCTTGAGAAGTCGCGTTGCCCGAAATGTAATGCAGGCATAAGGCGGGTCAGTAAAGAGGAGATTAAAGATAAAATTCCAACGTCAACCTACAAAATTTACGATGAGTTTTGGATTTGCGGTGAATGTGGGCAGGTTTATTGGAAGGGAAGCCACTGGAAGAAGATAAACAATACGTTAAGTCAGGCTAGGCAACTCACATTTAAGAAGAGCAGTTAA
- a CDS encoding DNA-directed RNA polymerase subunit K, whose protein sequence is MSLVSEEYKAVSPDVKKKIIIGPPHLTRFEKARICGARALQIAMGAPVLIEVTKDLKSPIDIALEELKRGVLPITIRRMLPDGTYQDIPLKWLL, encoded by the coding sequence TTGTCGTTAGTTTCGGAGGAATATAAGGCTGTAAGTCCGGACGTAAAGAAGAAGATCATTATAGGTCCCCCCCACCTCACACGATTTGAAAAGGCGAGGATATGTGGTGCGCGAGCATTACAGATAGCTATGGGTGCTCCAGTATTAATAGAGGTCACAAAGGATTTAAAGAGCCCAATAGACATAGCTCTCGAAGAGCTGAAGCGCGGTGTTCTGCCGATAACAATCCGAAGAATGCTTCCAGACGGAACTTACCAAGATATTCCTTTAAAATGGCTTCTATAA
- a CDS encoding LysR family transcriptional regulator has translation MRKKRFGRTLLTEEEVKVLDALLRCGNVTEAAKELGKAQPTVSIVKKRIEDKIDMAIETLKLALSREYINLDELLRLVASAETYIEIKKRLSEDAEKEN, from the coding sequence TTGAGAAAGAAAAGGTTTGGGCGGACGCTCCTAACCGAGGAGGAGGTTAAGGTTTTAGATGCGTTGCTCAGATGTGGGAATGTTACTGAGGCGGCTAAAGAGCTCGGTAAAGCTCAACCCACTGTAAGCATTGTGAAGAAGAGAATTGAGGACAAGATAGATATGGCAATAGAGACGTTAAAACTAGCGCTGAGCAGGGAATACATTAATCTCGATGAGCTGCTAAGATTGGTGGCGTCTGCGGAAACATATATAGAGATTAAAAAGAGACTATCTGAAGATGCTGAGAAAGAGAATTAA
- a CDS encoding inositol-3-phosphate synthase: MPKIKVGLIGVGNCASALIQGVYYCRSKGDSVKLKYPEIGGFRPEDIEFVCAFDIARGKVGRDLSEAIFAPPNNAPKFAEVPNLGIEVLKGPVLDGLNEYTKRVVEVDPAPEVNVAKKIKESGAEIIINLLPGGAQNASLWYVNEVLRAGCAFINATPTLIASDSSWDERFRKARLPLVGDDLMDQVGATFIHKAVLEALNRRGIQILETYQLDVGGGTESADIERVWGTKRAIKTKTVEMVLPYRASVVAGSTDFVDFLGNRRDSYIWISGEYFSGARFEIEIRLNTLDAPNAVSILFDVIRGAKLALLRGESGHILPISAYAFKHPAEVLPLHEAEKLFEEYILSKN; the protein is encoded by the coding sequence TTGCCTAAGATTAAAGTTGGTCTGATAGGCGTTGGGAACTGCGCCTCAGCGCTTATTCAAGGGGTTTATTATTGCAGGAGTAAAGGCGATAGTGTTAAACTAAAGTATCCGGAAATAGGGGGTTTCCGGCCGGAAGATATAGAGTTCGTCTGCGCCTTCGATATAGCTAGGGGTAAAGTTGGCAGAGATTTATCTGAAGCAATATTTGCTCCACCGAATAATGCGCCAAAGTTTGCTGAAGTTCCAAATCTGGGCATCGAGGTTTTGAAAGGACCCGTTTTAGACGGACTTAACGAGTACACTAAAAGAGTTGTGGAAGTTGACCCCGCGCCGGAGGTTAATGTCGCCAAGAAAATTAAAGAGAGCGGCGCGGAGATTATAATTAATCTCTTGCCTGGAGGGGCCCAAAACGCCTCCTTATGGTACGTTAATGAGGTTTTAAGAGCTGGGTGCGCGTTTATTAATGCGACCCCAACGTTGATTGCCAGTGACTCATCATGGGATGAACGTTTCCGTAAAGCTCGTTTACCGCTTGTTGGAGATGATCTGATGGATCAGGTTGGCGCAACATTTATTCATAAGGCTGTGCTTGAAGCTTTGAATAGGAGAGGCATTCAAATTCTGGAGACATATCAGCTGGATGTTGGTGGTGGAACAGAGTCCGCGGATATTGAGCGTGTTTGGGGTACTAAGCGTGCAATTAAGACTAAAACGGTTGAGATGGTTCTGCCGTACAGGGCGTCTGTGGTTGCTGGGTCGACTGATTTTGTGGATTTTCTGGGGAATAGACGGGACAGCTATATATGGATTTCCGGGGAATATTTTAGCGGTGCAAGGTTTGAGATCGAGATCAGATTGAATACGCTTGATGCGCCAAACGCCGTATCAATTCTGTTCGACGTTATACGGGGAGCTAAGCTGGCTTTACTAAGGGGTGAATCCGGCCACATACTTCCAATATCGGCTTATGCGTTTAAACATCCAGCTGAAGTTTTACCGCTTCACGAGGCGGAAAAACTTTTTGAGGAATACATCTTAAGTAAGAATTAG
- a CDS encoding RNA methyltransferase: MHEHLLNQSTRPVKRQQKLCVAIPASVVSDAPHLREKTSKIGWIGRALAIFRVDEVIIYPDIPEIDQSSDIKLISTILSYLETPQYIRKRLFKIMPELRYVGILPPLRTPHHPTKSRKKDLIINEFREGVVVAEKKNRVLVDIGVEHPIPVLGARLPVGTRITVKIVEGGKNPKAVLASREEIPVYWGYKVTVSNAPLGQMIRSGDFDMVIATSRYGNPFMNTKDTILDKWRRSRKVLIVFGAPTQGLYEIARQEGFELSALADFIVNTIPRQGTETVRTEEAIYATLAVLNLLVE; the protein is encoded by the coding sequence ATGCACGAGCATTTATTAAATCAATCAACGCGGCCAGTGAAGCGTCAGCAGAAACTATGTGTGGCAATACCTGCATCAGTAGTTTCAGATGCCCCGCATTTAAGGGAGAAGACGTCAAAAATTGGGTGGATAGGACGTGCCTTAGCGATTTTCCGCGTAGATGAAGTCATAATTTATCCAGATATTCCTGAAATCGATCAGAGCAGCGATATAAAGCTCATCTCAACTATCTTATCTTACCTGGAGACCCCGCAGTACATTAGAAAAAGGCTCTTTAAGATAATGCCTGAGCTGCGTTACGTGGGTATATTGCCCCCGCTCAGAACACCCCATCATCCGACTAAGAGTAGAAAGAAGGATTTGATTATAAATGAATTTAGGGAGGGCGTAGTTGTTGCCGAGAAAAAAAACCGGGTACTAGTAGATATAGGTGTCGAGCACCCGATACCGGTCTTAGGTGCACGCTTACCCGTAGGGACCCGCATAACTGTTAAAATCGTTGAGGGCGGCAAAAATCCCAAAGCGGTGTTAGCGAGCAGGGAAGAAATACCCGTATATTGGGGGTACAAGGTCACTGTTTCAAATGCTCCACTCGGGCAGATGATAAGGAGCGGAGACTTCGATATGGTTATTGCAACTTCGAGATACGGGAACCCGTTCATGAATACTAAGGACACTATTCTGGATAAGTGGCGTAGGTCGAGGAAAGTGCTTATTGTGTTTGGGGCCCCAACACAGGGGCTATATGAGATCGCTAGGCAAGAAGGGTTCGAGTTAAGTGCGCTAGCAGATTTTATAGTCAACACGATTCCGAGGCAGGGTACTGAAACCGTAAGAACTGAAGAAGCTATTTACGCAACGCTTGCAGTACTCAATCTCCTAGTAGAATGA
- a CDS encoding aspartate dehydrogenase, protein MIGAGLIGCGAIGTVIAEAIDNGKAGNINLVIIYDLIRERSKLLASKLSHKPLIAESFDEILRREDVHLVIEAASQEAVRQYAVKILNNNKDLMVMSAGALVDDYLLAEIMKAAKENKRKVYVPSGAIVGLDNIKSASVGQIEEVTLTTRKPPISFKGAPYVEKSKIDLSSLREPLILFEGPAREAVKLFPQNVNVAATLSLAGVGPDKTKVRIIVDPTIKNIIHEIHVKGEFGEIYTKTENRPFPTNPKTSFIAALSAIATLRRISESVIVGT, encoded by the coding sequence CTGATCGGTGCCGGGTTAATTGGTTGCGGTGCAATAGGCACAGTTATAGCCGAAGCCATAGATAATGGAAAAGCGGGAAACATAAACCTAGTCATAATATACGATTTAATCCGCGAAAGATCCAAGCTATTAGCTTCTAAGCTTAGTCACAAACCACTCATAGCTGAAAGCTTCGATGAAATCCTTAGAAGGGAAGACGTCCACCTAGTGATTGAGGCTGCCTCACAGGAGGCTGTTAGACAGTACGCCGTCAAAATCCTGAATAACAATAAGGATTTAATGGTTATGAGCGCAGGCGCCCTAGTAGATGATTATTTGCTTGCAGAGATAATGAAGGCTGCTAAGGAAAATAAAAGGAAGGTTTACGTGCCTTCCGGCGCAATAGTTGGCCTAGATAACATTAAGTCGGCGAGTGTAGGCCAAATCGAAGAGGTTACACTCACAACAAGGAAGCCTCCAATAAGCTTTAAGGGCGCACCCTACGTTGAAAAGAGTAAAATCGACTTGTCCTCGCTTAGAGAGCCCCTTATCTTGTTTGAGGGGCCAGCGCGTGAAGCCGTTAAACTATTTCCTCAAAATGTTAACGTTGCAGCCACGTTAAGTTTAGCTGGGGTGGGGCCTGATAAAACTAAAGTTAGGATAATAGTCGACCCAACAATAAAAAACATTATCCACGAGATTCATGTTAAGGGCGAGTTTGGAGAGATTTACACAAAGACGGAAAATAGGCCCTTCCCAACAAATCCTAAAACCAGTTTTATAGCGGCCCTCTCAGCGATAGCAACTCTAAGAAGAATAAGTGAGAGCGTAATTGTCGGAACATGA
- a CDS encoding sodium-translocating pyrophosphatase produces the protein MIWLYVALAAGLVSVGLAGYLYQYIVGQDSGTEKMKEIAGAIKDGAKAYLRRQNITLLVFVLIMALILGAVYTMYHREDKGIYFGASMAVAYILGSLSTTLAAYIGMLAAVEANVRTANAARQGLKKAFPTAFYGGAVMGLSIIGLSLLGVSILFYVYKFILNWSYEDAVNIVLGFSFGASALALFAKAGGGIYTKTADISADLVGKVELGIPEDDPRNPAVIADNVGDNVGDVAGMGADLTDSYIASLVAAMIIGAEQGESALVILPLSIAAVGLFASILGAIVVKMSIKGNPGAALNRGSFSTWILFAILLLAVTYFSGLEEGKWLGVFLPTVAGLIAGVVIGLTSDYFTSIDRAPAQKVAQASTTGAAINILTGFSYGIISIVPPVIGICIAMLAAWHLSGMFNVNPFYGIAISAVGMLATVGMTISADAYGPISDNAKGISEQSGLGEEVIEIADRLDAAGNTTKAITKGFAIGAAALTVLALFAAYAHLVDIKELNLMDPRVVTGVFLGGMMPPLLSALLILAVGRNAERMIEEIRRQFREIPGLIDGRSKPDYAKCVDISTKGALKELLLPCLLAIVAPVLTIIFLKKEALAGFLAGSIVTGIIFALLMANSGGLWDNAKKYIESGAYGGKGSEAHKAAVIGDTVGDPFKDTAGPSLNTMITVMSLVAEVFAPILVSLSL, from the coding sequence ATGATTTGGCTGTATGTAGCGTTGGCTGCTGGTTTAGTCTCGGTTGGACTGGCTGGCTACTTATACCAGTATATCGTTGGCCAAGATAGCGGCACCGAGAAGATGAAGGAGATAGCCGGCGCAATTAAAGATGGTGCTAAGGCATACCTTAGAAGACAAAACATCACTCTGCTCGTCTTTGTCTTGATAATGGCTTTAATTTTAGGGGCAGTTTACACAATGTACCATAGAGAGGATAAGGGAATTTATTTTGGGGCGAGTATGGCGGTCGCATATATTCTTGGCTCATTATCCACTACGCTTGCAGCCTACATCGGAATGCTGGCCGCTGTTGAAGCAAATGTTAGGACAGCTAATGCTGCTAGACAAGGATTGAAGAAAGCTTTTCCAACAGCCTTCTATGGTGGCGCAGTAATGGGGTTATCCATTATAGGGTTATCTCTTCTAGGCGTAAGCATACTATTTTATGTTTATAAGTTCATTTTAAACTGGAGCTATGAGGATGCAGTAAACATAGTTTTAGGCTTCAGCTTCGGCGCCAGCGCACTCGCCCTTTTTGCAAAGGCTGGGGGAGGGATATACACGAAGACGGCAGATATCAGCGCAGACCTGGTTGGGAAAGTTGAGCTTGGAATACCGGAAGATGATCCGCGTAATCCAGCTGTAATTGCGGATAACGTTGGTGATAATGTTGGAGATGTTGCTGGCATGGGGGCAGATTTAACGGACTCCTATATTGCCAGCCTAGTAGCTGCCATGATCATTGGTGCAGAGCAAGGCGAAAGTGCGCTGGTAATCCTGCCACTCTCAATAGCTGCTGTGGGGTTATTTGCTTCAATATTAGGAGCGATCGTCGTTAAGATGAGCATAAAGGGCAATCCGGGAGCCGCCCTCAATAGAGGGTCATTTTCAACTTGGATCTTGTTCGCAATTCTCCTTCTTGCCGTAACCTACTTTTCAGGTTTAGAGGAAGGTAAATGGCTGGGAGTTTTTCTTCCCACAGTAGCAGGGCTGATAGCTGGGGTTGTAATCGGTTTAACCTCCGACTATTTCACATCGATAGATAGAGCGCCTGCGCAGAAAGTTGCCCAAGCATCAACGACCGGTGCGGCCATAAACATACTCACAGGTTTTTCTTATGGTATAATTAGCATAGTGCCGCCAGTTATAGGTATATGTATCGCTATGCTCGCCGCCTGGCATCTCTCAGGAATGTTTAATGTGAACCCATTCTATGGTATCGCTATATCAGCTGTCGGAATGCTGGCAACCGTGGGAATGACGATATCCGCTGACGCCTACGGACCGATATCCGATAACGCGAAGGGCATATCTGAGCAATCCGGTCTAGGTGAAGAGGTTATTGAGATCGCTGATAGGCTTGATGCTGCGGGCAATACAACAAAAGCTATTACAAAAGGATTCGCCATAGGGGCCGCAGCGCTGACAGTTCTAGCGTTATTTGCCGCCTATGCCCATCTAGTGGACATAAAGGAGCTTAATCTAATGGATCCGAGAGTTGTTACGGGGGTCTTTCTTGGGGGGATGATGCCGCCTCTGCTTTCAGCGCTGTTGATCTTGGCTGTTGGTAGAAACGCTGAGAGGATGATTGAGGAGATTAGACGGCAATTTAGAGAGATTCCAGGCTTAATTGACGGGAGGTCTAAGCCGGACTACGCTAAATGCGTAGACATATCTACAAAGGGGGCTCTTAAAGAATTATTGTTGCCATGTCTACTGGCGATAGTGGCTCCAGTTTTAACAATAATATTTTTGAAGAAAGAGGCGCTTGCAGGGTTCCTCGCTGGGAGCATAGTTACAGGGATAATATTCGCCCTTCTTATGGCTAACTCTGGCGGGCTCTGGGATAACGCCAAAAAATATATTGAGTCTGGAGCATATGGCGGTAAAGGCTCCGAAGCCCATAAAGCCGCGGTTATAGGCGACACGGTTGGAGACCCATTTAAGGATACAGCTGGTCCCTCATTAAACACTATGATAACAGTAATGTCGCTAGTAGCTGAAGTTTTCGCACCAATACTGGTCAGTCTCAGCCTATAA